The [Clostridium] scindens ATCC 35704 nucleotide sequence GCTGGATAATGTGAAGGGAATCATCTTAAACGGAGGAGAGAACCGTGTCGTAGACGGAGTAGCGGTGGATGTAAGTCCCGCACTCTATGATCTGGGATATCCGGTGATAGCAATTGACCATCCAACAGCCAAATGCGCGCAGAAACTGGATGCGCTTCCGGATGAGGCGACCCTTAAGAAATTCGTATTTGACGAGTGCAAGGCGGAGCCAAACTGGAATATGAAGAACTTCATCGCTGACCAGGTAGAACTGGTGAAGCGGCAGGTAGGCGACCGTAAAGTCCTTCTTGCCCTGTCCGGCGGCGTTGATTCTTCCGTTGTGGCAGCGCTGCTTCTGAAGGCAATCGGCCAGCAGCTGGTATGCGTGCATGTAAATCATGGCCTGATGCGTAAGAACGAGTCAGAAAGCGTAGTGGAGGTATTCCAGAACCAGCTTCACGCGAACCTTATCTATGTGGATGCCACAGAACGTTTCCTAGGCAAATTGGAAGGCGTGAAGGATCCGGAAGAAAAACGTAAGATTATCGGCGGAGAATTCATTCGCGTATTTGAAGAAGAAGCAAGAAAACTGGACGGAATCGACTTCCTCGGCCAGGGAACCATTTACCCGGATATCATCGAGAGCGGAACCAAGACCGCCAAGATGGTAAAATCCCACCACAACGTAGGCGGATTGCCGGAGGATCTGCAGTTTGAACTGGTAGAGCCTTTGAAGCAGCTCTTCAAAGACGAAGTCCGCGCTTGCGGAATCGAACTGGGACTGCCGCCGCACATGGTATATCGCCAGCCATTCCCGGGTCCGGGGCTTGGCGTCAGGTGCCTCGGCGCAATTACAAGAGACAGACTGGAAGCGGTCCGCGAATCGGATGCCATCCTGAGAGAAGAGTTTGAGAAAGCGGGACTGGATAAGAAAGTATGGCAGTACTTTACGGTAGTGCCGGACTTTAAGTCTGTAGGCATGAAGAACCATGCCAGATGCTTCGAATATATGGTAATCATCCGGGCAATCAATACGATCGACGCGATGACAGCCAGCATCGAGAAGGTTGACTGGGACGTGCTAGAGAAGATCACGAACAGGATATTGGCGGAAGTGGAGAATGTCAATAGAGTATGCTATGACATGTCGCCGAAGCCGCCGGCTACGATTGAGTTTGAGTAGTTGGCACTAGGCCAGAAAGCCTTTGTTTGGGCTTCCGGGCATCGGCGGTAGTGTAGCAAATTGGACCTGTTGACAAACTTCCTTTTTCTAATGCCGTTTTAGCATACGCTCTTTGAAATAGCGTAAAAAGGCTGGTAATCCGGTTCTTTATACCGCTTTTACCAGTCTTTTTAGATTTAATGCGGTTGCCGATAAGAGGCATTCTTCCGTCGCTTTCTGAAAGCCTCTTTTCTGGATTTAATTCAATTTATGTTCTCGTTTTAAAACCGCAAATGTCCCTTCAGCCCATATCTGCCTGAGACGAATGACTCTCAAATAATCACTGGTTCCTACTTTCTGGTTGTTCCGGTGAAAAGATGGATATTAGGCACTGGCATTGATCCTGACTGTATCCAAATCAGTGGCACAAGTCGAAAAACTTGGGCATTTTTTACATTAGATTCTGACATTGTTAGCAATTGCAATGGAACTGGAGCAAAAAGCACAGTTTCAGCCGGAGGATGTGGTTCTTACCGGGGGCAGTTGCTTTACCCAGGTGCTGAGTGTACTTCTGCTGATGCCATATTCACGTTCCAGTTGTGGATACGATTTTCCGTCGGCGTTATACAAATCAACAATTTGCTGTTTGAACTCCAGAGTATACGATTTTTGGTTTTTCGCCATGTTGAACATTTCCTTTGCTATTTCGCTTGCTATTATAGATGGTTCAACTTTTTCTGCCCACACTTATATACTAACACCACGAATTATTAAGTCCGAACACAGTAACATCAACCTGAATGTGATACGATTCTGACCTAATACTCTCGCTATGTTTGTAAATACATGGGAACAGCGGCATCTATTCAGTCTCCAAAAGCAGTTCTTTTCTTGATAATAGAGGATAAGCATATTATTTCTATTCATTATTCTAACCAAACACTGACACGATTGACCTAATAATTGACAACATAAGAGACATTTAGAGGAGTACGATGTTCAAGGAAATCTATGAAAAAATAATAGGATCCATACATCTATGTATGTGATCAATACGGAAGAGGTATCTATTATGACATCTAGGCCATTCCATTAGGAATTATTGGTATGAAATGGACTTTGACGGAGACGATATAGAATTTAATATATTTTATTTTCCAGAAATAGAATGATGCTACTCGTTAGGTTAGCTTTTGGGCGGTAATGCTTTTATAGTTTCCCGGGCATATAGATGTAGACGTCTCCGTATAATATAGATGGTATTTCCATGTTGTGTTCCTATCACTTTTGACAATGATATGATATAATTTATAGGCAATGGCAAGAAGGTGATAGTGAAGAAAATCTAAATCTTTTACATGATAATAGGATATATTTTCTTCAGCCTGATCTAATCATAATTCTATATCTATCAGTATTTTGTGAAATCTGAAATAGAGATATATTAAATAAAAATACCAGGAGAAATGCATATGCCCAAAGGAGCAAATCAAAAGTTCAAACTATACTACCTCATGAAAATCATGCTGGAAAAGACCGACGACGAGCACAGCATCACAATGCCGGAGATATTAACAGAGTTGGAGAGATACCAAGTCTCAGCAGAGCGGAAAAGCATCTACGCCGACTTGCAGGCTCTGGAAAAGTTAGGTGTAGAAGTCATCGGAGAGCAGGTCGGGAGGACGTATTATTACCATGTGGGAAGCAGGCAGTTTGAACTGCCTGAACTAAAACTATTGGTAGATTCGATTCAGTCATCCAAATTCATAACTGCCAGAAAATCGAATGAATTGATCCGCAAGCTGGAAAGTTTATGCAGCGAGTATGAAGCCAAAAAACTGCAGCGTCAAGTATATGTGTCCGGAAGAATCAAGACGATGAATGAAAGCATCTACTATAACGTGGATTCCATACATAATGCGATTACGGAAAATAAGAAGATTATGTTTCAGTATTTCCAGTGGAATCTGAAGAAAGAGATGGAGTTACGGCATAATGGGGAGATGTACCATATCAGCCCATGGGGATTGTCCTGGAACGATGAGAATTATTATCTGGTAGGATATGATTCAGATGATCAGATGATCAAGCATTATCGGGTAGATAAGATGCTTAAGATCCGTATGTCTGATGAGCCAAGGGAGGGGAAAAAGTATTTTGAGAAATTTGACATTGGCACCTATTCCAGGAAGAACTTTTCCATGTTTGGAGGGAAGGAAGAGCGTGTCAGATTGCTGATGGACAATCAGATGGCAGGGGTGGTCATAGACAGGTTCGGAAAAGACGTTTCCATGGTACCGGTGGATGACAATCATTTTTCCATAAGTGTCGATGTAGTCGTAAGCCAGCAGTTTTTCGGATGGGTATTTGCGCTTGGAAAGGGAGTGAAGATCATCGGGCCCGAGAGCGTGGTACAGCAAGTCAATCAGGAAATAAAAAGATTAGTCGAACAATATAATATGGAATAAGTTATAGAATATAGCAGGAGCAGTTCCGTTTGGGGAACTGCTCCTTTTATGTTGGTATTTTTATTGGACACCTAATGGGGTAAAGTTAAGTCAAGAAAACCGATAAGAACGACATAAGAAAGACACGAAATAGAAAACAATAAGTTTGGATTCATGATAAGGAGGCAAGGAATATGAAAGGATATGCAGTAGATAATGGTTACATGGGTTATGTGGATGGCGACTACATGCTGTTTGCAAGCGAATTGGATTATAGCGAGTATCTGGATGAAGAATAATG carries:
- a CDS encoding helix-turn-helix transcriptional regulator, which translates into the protein MPKGANQKFKLYYLMKIMLEKTDDEHSITMPEILTELERYQVSAERKSIYADLQALEKLGVEVIGEQVGRTYYYHVGSRQFELPELKLLVDSIQSSKFITARKSNELIRKLESLCSEYEAKKLQRQVYVSGRIKTMNESIYYNVDSIHNAITENKKIMFQYFQWNLKKEMELRHNGEMYHISPWGLSWNDENYYLVGYDSDDQMIKHYRVDKMLKIRMSDEPREGKKYFEKFDIGTYSRKNFSMFGGKEERVRLLMDNQMAGVVIDRFGKDVSMVPVDDNHFSISVDVVVSQQFFGWVFALGKGVKIIGPESVVQQVNQEIKRLVEQYNME
- the guaA gene encoding glutamine-hydrolyzing GMP synthase, which codes for MKQDMIVILDLGSTENTVVAREIRDMGVYSEIHPHDITPEELNGLDNVKGIILNGGENRVVDGVAVDVSPALYDLGYPVIAIDHPTAKCAQKLDALPDEATLKKFVFDECKAEPNWNMKNFIADQVELVKRQVGDRKVLLALSGGVDSSVVAALLLKAIGQQLVCVHVNHGLMRKNESESVVEVFQNQLHANLIYVDATERFLGKLEGVKDPEEKRKIIGGEFIRVFEEEARKLDGIDFLGQGTIYPDIIESGTKTAKMVKSHHNVGGLPEDLQFELVEPLKQLFKDEVRACGIELGLPPHMVYRQPFPGPGLGVRCLGAITRDRLEAVRESDAILREEFEKAGLDKKVWQYFTVVPDFKSVGMKNHARCFEYMVIIRAINTIDAMTASIEKVDWDVLEKITNRILAEVENVNRVCYDMSPKPPATIEFE
- a CDS encoding helix-turn-helix domain-containing protein, with translation MFNMAKNQKSYTLEFKQQIVDLYNADGKSYPQLEREYGISRSTLSTWVKQLPPVRTTSSG